The following are encoded together in the Thermodesulfobacteriota bacterium genome:
- the qrcA gene encoding menaquinone reductase multiheme cytochrome c subunit QrcA codes for MSTLDDQTKEVTETSSPAKEESSAENASGGFIILFFIIGLIASLIVGWIIFPKLLYSKKNQPIDFNHEIHMDLVEDGCESCHFFREDGSYSGVPKLAQCMDCHEEVQGESENEAVFVAEYVEKQREVPWLIYSKQPDCVFFSHVIHVKTAALDCVQCHGHVGESTNLKPYEENRITGYSRDIWGKNMLGYKKNPWDKMKMNDCADCHKEMNVKPSSVQTKKDACFVCHK; via the coding sequence ATGAGCACACTAGATGATCAAACCAAAGAGGTTACTGAAACGTCTTCTCCGGCAAAGGAAGAAAGCAGTGCGGAAAATGCTTCTGGTGGATTTATCATCCTGTTTTTTATCATAGGGCTTATTGCAAGCCTAATTGTCGGATGGATAATCTTTCCCAAACTCCTTTACTCCAAGAAAAATCAGCCCATCGATTTTAACCATGAGATTCACATGGACCTTGTGGAAGACGGTTGCGAAAGCTGCCATTTTTTCCGTGAGGATGGCAGTTATTCCGGTGTTCCGAAGCTTGCACAATGTATGGATTGCCACGAAGAGGTTCAGGGCGAAAGCGAAAATGAAGCTGTATTTGTCGCTGAGTATGTGGAAAAACAAAGGGAGGTTCCGTGGCTGATTTACTCCAAGCAGCCGGACTGCGTATTTTTTTCCCACGTGATACATGTGAAAACAGCAGCATTAGATTGTGTGCAATGTCATGGACATGTGGGTGAATCGACCAACCTGAAACCATATGAAGAGAATCGTATTACCGGTTACAGCCGGGACATATGGGGTAAGAATATGCTGGGTTATAAAAAGAATCCATGGGACAAGATGAAAATGAACGATTGCGCCGATTGCCATAAAGAGATGAATGTTAAACCATCGAGCGTTCAGACTAAGAAGGATGCATGTTTTGTGTGTCATAAATAA
- the qrcB gene encoding menaquinone reductase molybdopterin-binding-like subunit QrcB — MKIGRRSFLSFVIGGAAGTALSPLPWKLTDDLSIWTQAWPWTPVPPDGEASYVNSTCNLCPGGCGITVRKIDDRVVKIEGMNGHPVNEGGICVLGLSGAQLLYGPMRVRSPLKKVNGRFREVSWDSAIAEISSKLGELRSKGASHKLACISGTDRGTMSELLSRFLTVYGSANFTRTPSILDSYELTLHMMQGVQGIPGFDVENADFVLSFGSGIIEGWGSPVRMFKANSGWKKAGGKVVQIEPRLSNTAAKSDKWIPINPGTEGALALGLASVIIKETLYNKSFVNNFSAGFDKWKRRILDGYSPEIVTKVTGIDQAVIVSLARDFARSSKPLAICGRGQGRTPGSVKEFMAVHALNALVGNINKKGGVWTLPEPNYINWPELKMDAVASTGIQKGRTDSAGTGKYLHARYLLNRLPEIINSVDVSPVEVLFVSESNPGYTMPDTSSVKKAFEKIPFVVSFSSYMDETAQMADFILPNHMYLERYEDVPAAAGFNKPIIGLSRPVVDPQFNTKYTGDVIIQLAKAMGGFIADAFPWENYETCLKETLGDRWDTMVENGYWVDSAYTASGWEKGFETASTRFEFTSNDIDSLSRYAPVKPQGDEASFPLVLIPYDSMRLAGGFIGDPPFVIKTVEDTILKGKDILVEINPATAGKLGLSEGRYAKLTTPKGSAKVKVHLFDGIMPGLVAMPSGLGHTAYDKFLAGKGININQLMGSVEDSSTGHDAVWGINAKLVKA; from the coding sequence ATGAAAATAGGCAGAAGAAGTTTTTTGTCGTTTGTAATTGGCGGTGCTGCGGGGACAGCCCTTTCACCATTGCCCTGGAAGCTGACGGATGATCTTTCAATATGGACACAGGCATGGCCATGGACACCTGTACCACCGGATGGTGAGGCAAGTTATGTGAATTCCACCTGCAATTTGTGCCCCGGCGGTTGCGGAATCACGGTTCGGAAAATTGACGACCGGGTGGTCAAAATTGAAGGCATGAACGGACATCCGGTAAATGAAGGTGGAATATGTGTCCTGGGTTTGTCAGGTGCGCAGCTTCTTTACGGGCCGATGCGAGTTAGGTCACCACTAAAAAAAGTGAACGGAAGGTTTAGGGAGGTTTCATGGGATTCCGCCATTGCTGAGATTTCCAGCAAACTTGGCGAGTTGAGATCTAAGGGCGCATCTCACAAACTTGCCTGTATTTCAGGAACGGATCGCGGGACAATGTCCGAGCTTTTAAGCCGGTTTCTCACTGTATACGGTTCAGCAAATTTTACCCGCACACCTTCCATTTTAGACTCTTATGAGCTGACCTTGCATATGATGCAGGGCGTGCAGGGCATACCCGGATTTGATGTTGAAAATGCCGACTTTGTGTTAAGTTTTGGCAGCGGTATCATTGAAGGATGGGGGTCACCTGTGCGCATGTTCAAGGCCAACAGCGGCTGGAAAAAGGCAGGCGGCAAGGTGGTTCAGATTGAACCCCGGCTTTCCAATACGGCTGCTAAATCAGATAAATGGATTCCCATTAATCCTGGCACGGAAGGGGCTCTGGCACTGGGACTTGCAAGTGTAATTATTAAAGAAACCCTTTATAATAAAAGTTTTGTGAATAATTTTTCAGCCGGGTTTGATAAATGGAAACGGCGCATCCTTGACGGATACAGCCCTGAAATTGTGACCAAGGTTACCGGAATTGATCAGGCAGTCATTGTATCTCTGGCAAGAGATTTTGCACGCAGCTCAAAACCTTTGGCGATTTGTGGCAGGGGCCAGGGGCGCACACCGGGTAGTGTGAAAGAATTTATGGCCGTCCATGCCTTAAATGCGCTGGTGGGAAATATAAATAAAAAGGGGGGTGTGTGGACCCTTCCCGAACCAAATTATATTAACTGGCCTGAACTGAAAATGGACGCTGTGGCTTCAACGGGCATTCAAAAAGGTCGAACAGATAGCGCCGGGACTGGGAAATACCTCCATGCCAGATACCTGCTTAACCGGTTACCGGAAATCATAAATTCTGTGGATGTGTCTCCTGTTGAAGTGCTGTTTGTTTCAGAATCCAATCCCGGCTATACCATGCCGGACACATCGTCGGTAAAGAAGGCGTTTGAAAAAATACCCTTTGTGGTGAGTTTCTCATCTTATATGGACGAGACCGCCCAAATGGCGGATTTTATCCTTCCGAACCATATGTATCTGGAGCGATACGAGGATGTGCCTGCGGCAGCCGGATTTAATAAGCCGATCATCGGCCTTTCAAGGCCGGTGGTAGACCCCCAGTTTAACACCAAATATACAGGCGATGTCATTATTCAACTTGCAAAGGCCATGGGCGGGTTTATTGCCGATGCATTTCCCTGGGAGAATTATGAAACCTGCCTTAAGGAAACGCTGGGCGACAGGTGGGACACGATGGTTGAAAACGGTTACTGGGTGGATTCCGCCTATACAGCTTCCGGGTGGGAGAAAGGATTTGAAACAGCTTCGACCCGGTTTGAGTTTACCAGTAATGACATAGATTCGCTGTCCCGTTATGCCCCGGTTAAGCCTCAAGGGGATGAGGCCTCCTTTCCCCTTGTACTTATACCGTATGATTCCATGAGACTTGCAGGCGGTTTTATCGGTGATCCGCCTTTTGTGATTAAGACCGTTGAAGATACGATTCTTAAAGGCAAAGATATTTTGGTGGAAATCAACCCGGCTACTGCCGGGAAACTCGGTTTATCCGAAGGACGATATGCAAAATTAACCACTCCGAAAGGAAGTGCGAAAGTAAAAGTGCATCTTTTTGATGGAATTATGCCTGGTCTAGTGGCCATGCCCAGCGGGCTGGGCCATACAGCCTATGATAAATTTCTGGCAGGCAAGGGTATAAATATTAACCAGCTGATGGGTTCGGTGGAAGATTCATCCACCGGTCATGATGCCGTTTGGGGAATTAATGCAAAGCTTGTCAAAGCCTGA
- the qrcC gene encoding menaquinone reductase iron-sulfur cluster-binding subunit QrcC — translation MKQEKAKKYGMVIDLDKCTGCGSCMVACMAENNVPFREDESDKLLSIAWMRVYKLTNGKPFPDTEICYLPRPCMHCEGEHGHSPCVSVCPATATDYSTETGIVSQIYTRCFGCRYCMAACPYHVRLFNWWDPVWPDGMEKSLSPNVSVRMRGVVEKCSFCFHRYQLAMDKAHYEGRKELEEDEYQTACTQACPAGAITFGDLNNPKHAVTQMVEPDHKKGGKPRNPKAFRLLERLGTNPKVYYLSSREWVRRSGDNYIKNEAK, via the coding sequence ATGAAACAAGAAAAAGCTAAAAAGTATGGAATGGTCATTGATCTGGACAAATGTACAGGATGTGGCTCCTGCATGGTGGCGTGCATGGCGGAAAACAATGTACCGTTTCGTGAAGATGAATCAGATAAACTTCTTTCCATCGCATGGATGCGTGTTTATAAGTTAACAAACGGTAAACCTTTTCCTGATACTGAAATTTGTTATCTCCCCAGACCGTGCATGCACTGTGAAGGTGAACATGGTCACAGCCCCTGTGTTTCCGTCTGCCCAGCAACCGCAACGGATTACAGCACTGAAACAGGGATTGTCAGCCAGATTTATACCCGCTGTTTCGGTTGCCGGTATTGCATGGCTGCATGTCCGTACCATGTCCGGCTTTTTAACTGGTGGGATCCTGTCTGGCCTGATGGGATGGAAAAATCATTAAGCCCCAATGTTTCCGTTCGTATGCGTGGGGTGGTGGAAAAGTGCAGTTTCTGTTTCCATCGATATCAGCTGGCAATGGATAAGGCGCATTATGAAGGCCGAAAAGAGCTCGAAGAAGATGAATATCAAACCGCTTGTACCCAGGCGTGTCCGGCCGGTGCCATCACCTTCGGTGATTTGAATAATCCGAAGCATGCGGTGACTCAAATGGTTGAACCGGACCATAAAAAAGGCGGAAAACCAAGAAATCCCAAGGCGTTCAGGCTTCTTGAGCGACTGGGGACGAATCCCAAGGTCTATTATCTTTCAAGCCGGGAGTGGGTGAGACGATCCGGAGACAATTATATCAAGAACGAAGCAAAGTAA
- the qrcD gene encoding menaquinone reductase integral membrane subunit QrcD yields the protein MDSALIPKGVKRCPPWQFILAIIIVGVVLLWGVFAMLLCWMKGLNQTNMNNAYGFAIWIWADLAVIALGGGAFFTGFLRYIVGKDELKNIINYAVLIGFICYSSALLILAIDIGQPLRGWFIFWHANVHSMLTEVAFCLTCYFGVLCIEYLPLVLENRQIDKVPFFHNLTHNMHEIMAVFAATGAFLSFFHQGSLGGVAGVLFGRPFGFREGVLVWPWTFFLFTWSAAACGPCFTILITKITEAITKKKLVKNNVIELLAKISGWMLLTYSVAKIADTWYWAVVTAPSKGFSLMDFYSNNPLYGIWILILEVGICGVLPALILITDKGRKTSSLLWVAVILAVIGVSLNRWVMVLQVLAVPVMPFVGWNMYFPSWQEVATTLLPVAYGIILIMISYRYLPIFPQETELNPIEPPPAAQVKEPEAEESAGAEEEAAGAPEPEIQPAQA from the coding sequence ATGGATTCTGCATTAATCCCAAAGGGAGTTAAACGCTGTCCCCCATGGCAATTTATTTTAGCGATCATCATCGTTGGGGTCGTATTGTTGTGGGGCGTTTTTGCCATGCTGCTTTGCTGGATGAAGGGCCTGAACCAGACCAATATGAATAATGCTTACGGGTTTGCCATATGGATCTGGGCGGATCTTGCGGTTATTGCGCTTGGCGGGGGTGCTTTCTTTACCGGGTTTTTAAGGTATATTGTGGGAAAAGATGAGTTGAAGAATATTATCAACTATGCCGTGCTGATCGGGTTCATCTGCTACAGTTCGGCTCTGTTAATTCTTGCCATCGACATCGGACAGCCTTTGCGGGGATGGTTTATTTTCTGGCATGCCAACGTCCATTCAATGTTGACCGAAGTGGCATTTTGCCTGACCTGTTATTTCGGAGTCCTGTGTATTGAATATCTTCCCCTGGTTCTGGAAAACCGCCAGATCGATAAGGTGCCTTTCTTTCACAATCTGACCCACAACATGCACGAAATTATGGCCGTATTTGCCGCCACCGGTGCATTTCTTTCCTTTTTTCATCAAGGGTCTTTGGGTGGGGTTGCCGGTGTGCTATTTGGACGTCCGTTTGGATTTCGGGAAGGGGTCCTGGTCTGGCCCTGGACGTTTTTCCTGTTCACCTGGTCTGCAGCGGCATGCGGTCCCTGCTTTACCATACTTATTACCAAAATTACCGAGGCTATTACCAAGAAAAAGCTGGTAAAAAATAATGTGATAGAGCTGTTGGCAAAGATCTCCGGCTGGATGCTCCTTACCTACAGCGTGGCAAAGATTGCAGATACCTGGTACTGGGCTGTTGTTACCGCCCCATCCAAGGGCTTTTCTTTAATGGATTTTTACTCCAACAATCCGTTATACGGAATTTGGATACTGATTCTTGAAGTCGGTATTTGCGGAGTGCTGCCTGCGCTTATTCTTATTACGGATAAGGGACGTAAGACTTCTTCTTTACTATGGGTTGCAGTTATTTTGGCTGTGATCGGAGTGAGTCTGAACCGCTGGGTAATGGTTCTGCAGGTGCTTGCTGTGCCGGTCATGCCGTTTGTTGGTTGGAACATGTATTTCCCAAGCTGGCAGGAAGTGGCAACCACACTTTTGCCGGTGGCATACGGAATTATTTTAATCATGATTTCTTATCGTTACCTGCCGATATTTCCGCAGGAAACTGAGCTTAATCCAATTGAACCGCCGCCGGCTGCTCAGGTAAAAGAACCTGAAGCTGAAGAGTCTGCAGGTGCTGAAGAAGAGGCTGCCGGAGCGCCGGAGCCGGAAATACAGCCTGCCCAGGCGTAA
- the murA gene encoding UDP-N-acetylglucosamine 1-carboxyvinyltransferase, whose product MDKIIIEGGHSLKGEVEISGAKNAALPILVSSLLADGWNTYSNIPDLKDIESTLMLLENLGAKVEREKDTVRIDASGLNNPEASYDLVRKMRASILVLGPLLARLKQARVSLPGGCAIGARPINLHLKALARLGASVEVEHGYIKAEVDSLKGNSIYFDISTVTGTENLMMAAVLADGVTVLRNAAREPEIIALADVLNKMGADIMGAGTSEMTIQGVSSLKPVSVSIIPDRIEAGTFMVASALTGGDVTLTGCRYDHLEAVVHKLSLTGAEVTVDGNHIRVKGPDKIKSVDVKTLPYPGFPTDMQAQFMVLMSVAQGFSIISETIFENRFIHVSELRRMGAQIQVSGNSAVVQGVKKLSGAPVMASDLRASASLILAGLVAQGKTEVNRVYHLDRGYQSIEKKFAQLGAAVKRVKG is encoded by the coding sequence ATGGATAAAATAATCATAGAGGGCGGTCATTCTCTTAAAGGAGAAGTTGAAATCAGTGGTGCCAAAAATGCGGCACTTCCCATACTCGTGTCTTCGCTGCTTGCAGATGGATGGAACACCTATAGCAATATACCTGATCTGAAAGATATAGAAAGCACCCTGATGCTTCTGGAGAACCTTGGCGCAAAGGTGGAAAGAGAAAAAGATACTGTCAGAATAGATGCAAGCGGTCTTAATAATCCCGAGGCCTCGTACGACCTGGTAAGGAAGATGCGTGCCTCCATCCTGGTGCTGGGTCCGCTGCTTGCACGACTTAAACAGGCCAGGGTGTCTTTACCCGGAGGATGTGCCATCGGCGCAAGGCCAATTAATTTACACTTAAAGGCCTTGGCCCGATTGGGTGCCTCAGTTGAAGTGGAACATGGATACATTAAGGCTGAAGTCGATTCCCTTAAAGGGAATTCAATTTATTTTGATATATCGACGGTAACCGGGACGGAAAACCTTATGATGGCCGCTGTATTGGCAGACGGTGTTACAGTCCTTCGCAATGCCGCACGTGAACCTGAAATTATTGCACTTGCCGATGTTTTAAACAAAATGGGGGCGGATATTATGGGGGCAGGTACATCGGAAATGACCATACAGGGGGTTTCTTCACTTAAGCCTGTATCGGTTTCCATTATTCCGGACCGCATAGAAGCCGGAACATTCATGGTCGCATCGGCTTTAACCGGTGGCGATGTCACACTTACAGGTTGCCGGTATGATCACCTTGAAGCGGTTGTTCATAAATTAAGTCTTACGGGCGCAGAGGTGACTGTTGACGGCAATCACATACGGGTTAAGGGGCCGGATAAAATCAAAAGTGTGGATGTGAAAACCCTTCCATATCCGGGTTTTCCAACAGATATGCAGGCTCAGTTCATGGTACTCATGTCTGTTGCCCAGGGCTTTAGTATTATTTCTGAAACGATTTTTGAGAATCGTTTTATCCATGTAAGCGAACTCAGGCGTATGGGGGCTCAAATACAGGTGTCGGGAAACAGTGCAGTGGTGCAGGGAGTTAAAAAACTATCAGGTGCCCCGGTCATGGCTTCAGATCTTCGCGCCAGCGCTTCATTGATCCTGGCCGGCCTGGTTGCCCAGGGAAAAACAGAAGTGAACCGGGTGTATCACCTGGATCGTGGGTATCAGTCCATTGAAAAAAAATTTGCCCAACTGGGTGCAGCAGTTAAACGGGTTAAGGGATGA
- a CDS encoding DNA internalization-related competence protein ComEC/Rec2 produces the protein MIDKVYSRPIIPLLIPMISGIVLGAAIPGYKVWAYLLVAITGGLILVSIISKSLVKKDFVLPLIFFFVLGYLLIQPWTSPRFPSNHIIYFTDSTKWKIVGTINQPVEKIKHRQKFILKAEILEGKNKKLFVTGKIRVTVAGDEPVLSWGDRICFTAKIKSIRNFNNPGGFDYKRYMAFKNVFGSSYARAKKVTVISQSRNKGIRRTISDARLRISTFIETKGGGNHNGILKALLVGQRQQIPPDLRDAFNRSGVGHILAISGLHIGIVASVAFIFFSWVLSNFKVLLFNAWIKKGAAILSFLPVLAYGLLSGMAPSTSRAVIMVGVFLMTFLFEKEHDLMNTLALAAMLILIIHPPTVFSISFQLSFCAVLSIIYGFSKVYKWQGLLLDGQTKSLFTRAMKRLVSFFLVSFFAIMGTLPLVMFYFNQVSLIGVFTNFLIVPLIGFIVVPAGLFSVFLYPVSGALASWGLYISGAVLSKAVSLVNLFSHLPFASVKTVTPSYVEICCYYMMMWALLNLKTPRPEASEIKTKDFTEKTARVVMAVVLLVMLGDICYWLNLRFLNRDLKVTVIDVGQGSSSLMELPGGYCILADGGGFYDNSVFDMGARVIAPFLWRKKIKTVDTLVLSHPNSDHLNGLIYIARHFKVKNIWTNDEKRNTVGYKKLMKIIKQENINMPVFKDMPRTCKINDATIEILYPERNFLDKVKQDKWRGSNNNSLVIKASLRNHSFLIPGDIMKRAEGELVALAGEKLASTVLIAPHHGSRSSSSRLFLDQVGPEYIIISSGWKNRFHFPHPSVLKRYAELGAKIFQTAINGAVTMVTDGHSLHIRPYLAEAK, from the coding sequence ATGATTGACAAGGTATACTCCCGTCCGATTATACCTCTTTTAATACCCATGATATCCGGCATCGTTTTGGGAGCCGCCATACCGGGTTACAAGGTGTGGGCATATCTGCTTGTTGCCATAACAGGTGGATTAATATTGGTCAGCATTATTTCAAAGTCGTTGGTTAAAAAAGACTTTGTATTACCCCTCATCTTTTTTTTTGTATTGGGATACCTTTTAATCCAACCCTGGACTTCACCCCGTTTCCCTTCAAATCATATCATTTATTTTACCGATTCAACCAAGTGGAAAATTGTCGGCACCATAAATCAACCTGTGGAAAAAATTAAGCACAGACAAAAATTTATTTTAAAAGCTGAAATCCTTGAGGGGAAAAATAAGAAGCTTTTTGTTACAGGGAAGATCCGCGTGACCGTGGCCGGAGATGAACCGGTGCTTTCTTGGGGAGACAGGATTTGTTTTACCGCAAAAATCAAATCGATCAGGAATTTTAATAATCCCGGAGGGTTTGATTATAAGAGATACATGGCATTTAAAAACGTATTTGGAAGTTCTTATGCCCGGGCAAAAAAGGTCACCGTGATAAGCCAAAGCCGGAACAAAGGGATTCGGCGGACAATAAGCGATGCGCGTTTGCGGATTTCAACCTTTATTGAAACAAAAGGGGGAGGAAATCATAATGGAATTTTAAAAGCACTGTTAGTCGGACAGAGACAGCAAATTCCTCCGGATCTTCGTGATGCATTTAATCGATCCGGAGTTGGGCACATCCTCGCTATTTCGGGGCTTCATATCGGGATTGTCGCAAGTGTGGCTTTTATCTTTTTCTCATGGGTGCTGTCGAATTTTAAGGTGCTACTGTTTAATGCCTGGATAAAAAAAGGGGCGGCCATTTTATCTTTTTTACCGGTACTTGCATATGGCCTTCTTTCCGGGATGGCCCCGTCCACGTCAAGGGCAGTTATCATGGTTGGGGTTTTCCTGATGACATTTTTATTTGAGAAGGAACATGACCTGATGAATACTCTGGCGTTGGCCGCCATGCTGATACTGATTATCCATCCACCCACTGTTTTCTCCATTTCCTTTCAACTTTCTTTTTGTGCTGTACTTTCAATCATATACGGTTTTTCAAAAGTGTATAAATGGCAGGGGCTGCTTTTAGATGGACAAACCAAAAGCCTGTTTACCAGGGCAATGAAAAGGTTGGTTTCATTTTTTCTGGTTTCTTTTTTTGCCATTATGGGTACGCTTCCTCTGGTGATGTTTTATTTTAACCAGGTGTCCTTAATCGGTGTGTTTACCAATTTTCTAATTGTCCCCCTGATTGGTTTTATTGTTGTTCCTGCGGGCTTGTTTTCCGTGTTTCTATATCCTGTCAGTGGCGCACTTGCATCGTGGGGTCTGTATATCAGCGGTGCAGTGCTGTCCAAGGCGGTAAGCCTGGTGAATTTATTTTCCCACCTGCCTTTTGCGTCAGTAAAGACGGTAACCCCATCGTATGTTGAGATATGCTGTTACTATATGATGATGTGGGCGTTGTTAAACTTAAAAACGCCGCGACCTGAAGCATCAGAAATCAAAACAAAAGATTTTACTGAAAAAACTGCCAGGGTTGTTATGGCGGTTGTTTTACTCGTAATGTTGGGAGATATCTGCTACTGGCTGAACCTGAGATTTTTAAACAGAGATCTTAAAGTCACCGTCATAGATGTGGGGCAGGGGAGTTCAAGCCTGATGGAATTACCTGGAGGGTATTGCATTCTTGCAGATGGCGGAGGATTTTATGATAACTCGGTTTTTGATATGGGAGCAAGAGTGATTGCACCGTTTTTATGGCGAAAAAAAATTAAAACCGTTGATACACTTGTTTTATCCCATCCAAACAGTGATCATTTGAACGGACTGATCTATATTGCCCGGCACTTTAAGGTAAAAAATATATGGACCAATGATGAGAAAAGAAACACCGTTGGATACAAGAAATTGATGAAGATTATTAAACAAGAGAACATCAATATGCCTGTGTTCAAAGATATGCCTCGAACCTGTAAAATAAATGATGCAACGATTGAAATTTTATATCCTGAAAGAAATTTTCTCGATAAGGTTAAACAAGATAAGTGGCGCGGATCGAATAATAATTCCCTGGTAATAAAGGCCAGTTTGAGAAATCATTCTTTTCTTATACCGGGTGACATAATGAAGAGAGCGGAAGGAGAACTTGTTGCCCTGGCCGGAGAAAAACTGGCCAGCACCGTATTGATTGCGCCCCACCATGGGAGCCGATCTTCAAGCAGCCGACTGTTTCTTGATCAAGTTGGCCCTGAATACATTATTATATCATCCGGCTGGAAAAACAGGTTTCATTTTCCCCACCCATCTGTGTTAAAAAGATATGCAGAGCTGGGGGCTAAAATATTTCAAACTGCTATCAATGGTGCGGTTACTATGGTAACCGACGGACACTCATTGCATATCAGGCCATATTTAGCAGAAGCTAAATGA
- a CDS encoding rhodanese-like domain-containing protein, whose protein sequence is MIKINRTLIFSLAMVFVISSLAFAGYSYKVKKDHLGGDITPAEAFEMVKKNPKNTFLVDCRTRPEYQFIGHAKGAYNVPLQFFSTKIGKKGYVNVKNPNFGKDLLSRFNPKTDTLIIFCRSGSRSCSACNEAVKAGFSEKKVFNIMGGFEGGKNKNKDSSFYGQRWAGGWRLEGLPWTYKMDKKLMYK, encoded by the coding sequence ATGATAAAGATTAACAGAACACTTATTTTTTCTCTGGCAATGGTATTTGTTATCTCTTCCCTTGCATTTGCAGGATACAGTTACAAGGTCAAGAAGGATCACCTCGGCGGTGATATTACTCCTGCCGAAGCATTTGAAATGGTAAAGAAAAATCCAAAAAACACTTTCTTGGTTGATTGCAGAACCAGGCCTGAATATCAATTTATCGGGCACGCCAAGGGGGCTTATAATGTCCCGCTGCAATTTTTTTCCACCAAAATCGGGAAAAAAGGATATGTAAATGTAAAAAATCCAAATTTCGGCAAAGACCTTCTGTCCCGATTTAATCCAAAAACCGACACACTGATCATCTTTTGCCGGAGCGGAAGCAGAAGCTGTAGTGCATGCAATGAGGCGGTCAAGGCAGGGTTTTCCGAAAAGAAAGTATTTAACATAATGGGTGGTTTTGAAGGTGGAAAGAACAAGAACAAAGACAGCAGCTTTTATGGACAGCGCTGGGCAGGTGGCTGGCGTCTTGAGGGACTTCCCTGGACCTATAAGATGGATAAAAAGCTGATGTATAAATAA
- a CDS encoding CGGC domain-containing protein: MKRVAIIRCEKNMDRCPLTNCFKCLTEKKQGFAIYQDCVPAGVFTCRCPGDNAIDLCKILKAKGAEAIHFCTCTFAENTGNGWVLENGGFCENIDEIIDKVNKETGIPCVKGTAHLPKDYSIKSWS; the protein is encoded by the coding sequence ATGAAAAGAGTCGCCATTATACGTTGTGAAAAAAACATGGATAGATGTCCTTTAACCAACTGCTTTAAATGCTTAACGGAAAAAAAACAAGGGTTTGCAATTTACCAGGATTGTGTGCCGGCGGGTGTTTTTACCTGCCGGTGTCCAGGTGATAATGCAATTGATTTATGTAAAATTTTAAAGGCCAAAGGGGCTGAGGCCATTCATTTTTGTACCTGTACCTTTGCTGAGAATACGGGCAATGGCTGGGTTTTAGAAAATGGTGGATTTTGTGAAAATATCGATGAAATCATTGATAAAGTAAATAAAGAGACCGGTATTCCATGTGTCAAAGGCACCGCCCATCTTCCCAAGGATTACAGTATCAAATCCTGGAGTTAA
- a CDS encoding DUF6485 family protein — protein MECNKEQNLMSCNCSYEPCSRKGICCECISYHLKMRELPACCFPDDAERSYDRSFEHFSRLVTDKKV, from the coding sequence ATGGAATGCAATAAAGAACAGAATCTTATGTCGTGTAACTGCAGCTATGAGCCGTGTTCACGCAAAGGAATCTGCTGTGAATGCATCAGCTATCACCTGAAGATGAGAGAACTTCCGGCCTGCTGTTTTCCCGACGATGCCGAACGGTCCTATGACCGATCTTTCGAACATTTTTCCCGGCTGGTTACGGACAAAAAGGTATAA
- a CDS encoding asparaginase domain-containing protein, with protein MKIKIITTGGTIDKIYFDDKSEFQVGDPQIVEVLQQANLTLDYQVTPLMRKDSLDMTDEDRELIYEKIRSDPHKHFIVTHGTDTMILTAKTLCNISDKVIVLTGAMQPAKFRMTDAVFNIACAITAVQLLPDGVYIAMNGRIFNPKKARKNIKLNQFEVI; from the coding sequence TTGAAAATTAAAATTATTACAACCGGCGGAACGATTGACAAGATTTACTTTGATGATAAGAGTGAATTTCAGGTCGGAGATCCTCAAATCGTCGAAGTCTTGCAACAGGCGAATCTCACCCTCGATTACCAAGTCACGCCTCTCATGCGAAAAGACAGCCTGGATATGACGGACGAGGATCGCGAACTGATTTATGAAAAAATCAGATCAGATCCGCATAAGCATTTCATCGTCACCCATGGCACTGATACCATGATTTTGACGGCAAAAACCCTTTGTAATATATCCGATAAAGTCATCGTCCTTACTGGGGCCATGCAGCCGGCAAAGTTCAGGATGACGGATGCCGTGTTTAACATTGCATGTGCCATTACCGCTGTTCAACTGCTACCTGATGGGGTTTATATTGCAATGAATGGAAGGATTTTTAACCCGAAAAAAGCAAGAAAAAATATTAAGCTCAATCAGTTTGAAGTGATATAA